A portion of the Acidobacteriaceae bacterium genome contains these proteins:
- the feoB gene encoding ferrous iron transport protein B produces MSCHVTAAPEAPTEQIDYSKPRRLKTVALVGPPNCGKSTLFNRLTGLRQKTANYPGVTVDHHSGKMRGIGRGDLTLIDLPGIYSLATYSEDARVAVDVLTGRMPGVPAPDVVLLVLDAVHMNRQLMLAQTVFSLGLPTMVLLNMSDLLEQRGGKVDPLALSAELGHPVALISSAKGRGMDLISAFLEQTTSAPEVRQSLRLPVLQPAAASRKWAAQVSQRTKYRSPEAPLWTRRLDSVLLHRIWGPLIFLAVVIAVFQVVFSLGQPLSDGLGDLLTKAGAVVANALPDNWVRALLRDGIWNGVQSVLVFLPQILLLFLFIGILEDSGYLARAALIADRVMRFFGLNGKAFIPLLSAYACAVPAIMATRTIENKRERLATILVAPFMTCSARLPIYTLIIAAFVPDHRFLGSLVGLRAAVMLGLYALGFLAALVTARALNSSVMKAQPAPFVLELPQYRWPTPRGLSLRLYDRAGLFLKKAGTVILACTFLVWLLSVLPIHGGQFSEITSSIIGHIGHWIEPVLRPLGFNWKIGIGLLSSIVAREVIVGTLGTLYGADPATHAQNLQMALRHDMTAAGAIALVVFFAFAMQCTSTLAVVRRETNSWKFPLLQFCYMTGVAYLAALLTNQLLLRIL; encoded by the coding sequence ATGAGCTGTCACGTCACCGCAGCCCCCGAAGCGCCGACAGAGCAGATTGATTACAGCAAGCCGCGCCGTCTGAAAACGGTCGCGCTCGTCGGTCCGCCGAACTGCGGCAAGTCGACGCTGTTCAACCGCTTGACCGGCCTGCGCCAGAAGACAGCGAACTACCCCGGCGTCACGGTGGACCATCACTCGGGCAAGATGCGCGGCATCGGCCGCGGCGACCTCACGCTCATCGACCTGCCCGGCATCTATTCGCTGGCGACTTACTCCGAAGACGCACGCGTTGCGGTCGACGTGCTTACGGGCCGCATGCCCGGAGTTCCCGCGCCTGACGTCGTGCTGCTGGTGCTGGATGCCGTTCACATGAACCGCCAGCTCATGCTCGCGCAGACGGTCTTTTCGCTCGGCCTGCCAACGATGGTTCTGCTCAACATGAGCGACCTGCTCGAGCAGCGCGGCGGCAAGGTTGATCCGCTGGCGCTGAGCGCCGAACTTGGCCACCCCGTCGCTCTGATCTCCAGCGCCAAGGGCCGGGGGATGGACCTGATCTCCGCGTTTCTGGAGCAAACGACCAGTGCCCCCGAGGTTCGCCAATCGCTGCGCCTGCCCGTGCTGCAACCGGCTGCCGCCAGCCGCAAGTGGGCTGCGCAGGTTTCGCAGCGCACCAAGTATCGGTCACCGGAAGCTCCGCTCTGGACGAGACGCCTCGACTCGGTGCTGCTGCACCGCATCTGGGGCCCGCTGATCTTTCTCGCTGTCGTTATCGCGGTCTTCCAGGTGGTCTTCTCCCTCGGCCAGCCGCTGAGCGATGGCCTTGGCGACCTGCTGACGAAGGCCGGTGCGGTTGTCGCAAATGCTCTGCCCGACAACTGGGTGCGGGCGCTGCTGCGTGACGGCATATGGAACGGCGTGCAAAGCGTTCTTGTTTTCCTGCCGCAGATCCTTCTGCTCTTCCTCTTCATCGGCATCCTCGAAGACTCGGGCTATCTGGCTCGCGCTGCGCTGATCGCTGACCGTGTGATGCGCTTCTTCGGCCTCAACGGCAAGGCGTTCATTCCCCTGCTGTCGGCGTATGCCTGCGCTGTTCCAGCGATCATGGCTACGCGCACCATCGAGAACAAGCGCGAGCGCCTTGCCACGATCCTCGTCGCACCGTTCATGACCTGCTCTGCGCGACTGCCGATCTACACACTGATCATCGCGGCCTTCGTGCCGGACCATCGCTTCCTGGGCTCACTGGTCGGCCTGCGCGCTGCCGTAATGCTTGGGCTGTACGCGCTTGGCTTCCTTGCGGCACTCGTTACGGCTCGCGCGCTGAACTCAAGCGTTATGAAGGCGCAGCCTGCACCCTTTGTCCTCGAGCTGCCGCAGTATCGCTGGCCGACGCCGCGGGGTCTTTCGTTGCGGCTGTACGACCGTGCGGGGCTCTTCCTCAAGAAGGCCGGCACCGTCATTCTTGCGTGCACATTCCTCGTGTGGCTGCTCAGCGTGCTGCCTATCCACGGCGGCCAGTTCTCTGAGATTACGAGCTCCATCATCGGGCACATCGGCCACTGGATTGAGCCGGTTCTCCGCCCGCTTGGCTTCAACTGGAAGATCGGCATCGGTCTGCTCAGCTCGATCGTCGCGCGCGAAGTCATCGTGGGCACGCTTGGCACGCTTTACGGAGCCGACCCGGCAACGCACGCACAGAACCTGCAGATGGCTCTGCGTCACGACATGACCGCCGCCGGTGCGATCGCGCTGGTGGTCTTCTTCGCCTTCGCGATGCAGTGCACCTCGACGCTTGCCGTGGTGCGCCGCGAAACGAATAGCTGGAAGTTCCCGCTGCTGCAGTTCTGCTACATGACCGGTGTTGCCTACCTTGCGGCCCTGCTCACCAATCAGCTTCTGCTGCGCATTCTCTAA
- a CDS encoding FeoA family protein, whose translation MLLSEVQVGLSGTLHRIDLNEEISDHLAHLGFLPGAEFKVLRRAPAGDPTVYRIDGVEVGLRSETACHIVIELDAPAETL comes from the coding sequence ATGCTGTTGAGCGAAGTTCAGGTCGGCCTGTCAGGAACGTTGCATCGCATCGACCTGAATGAAGAGATCTCCGACCATCTCGCGCATCTCGGCTTCCTTCCCGGCGCAGAGTTCAAGGTTCTCCGACGCGCTCCTGCCGGAGACCCCACGGTGTACCGCATCGACGGCGTCGAAGTGGGGCTACGGTCAGAGACCGCCTGCCACATCGTCATCGAACTAGACGCCCCTGCGGAGACCCTCTAG
- the ccsA gene encoding cytochrome c biogenesis protein CcsA: protein MSLLWLRFAVTLYAIAAFAVLPAALYSRPRWRHVAMPAAAAGTFFHFVAMVEMLVTAHHALPVGTHETLSMLGLLLGVGFLLLAQRYRTVSFGIFLLPLCVLFTMVPAFRPGREIIDYPFIRNGWLFLHVALLLTAYAALFLSLMASVLYLVQERKLKQKRAPQARSWLPPLAVTDQIAVKSLLFGLPCMTAGLLIGSVVALESIGPSFFADPKVLLSLAMWLAYMLMIWIRQHSGLRGRRAVYMSSFAFLFVLAVWAANALSGVHRFRAP from the coding sequence ATGTCTCTACTTTGGCTAAGATTCGCGGTCACTCTGTACGCCATCGCCGCGTTTGCGGTGCTGCCGGCGGCGCTGTACAGCCGCCCACGCTGGCGTCATGTGGCTATGCCCGCTGCGGCGGCTGGAACGTTCTTCCACTTCGTCGCGATGGTGGAGATGCTCGTCACGGCGCACCACGCGCTGCCGGTGGGAACACATGAGACCTTGTCCATGCTGGGGCTGTTGCTGGGGGTCGGATTTCTCCTCCTGGCTCAGCGCTATCGAACCGTATCCTTCGGCATCTTTCTGCTTCCCCTGTGCGTTCTCTTCACGATGGTTCCGGCGTTTCGCCCGGGCCGCGAAATCATCGACTACCCGTTCATTCGCAATGGCTGGCTGTTTCTGCACGTCGCCTTGCTGCTGACCGCTTATGCCGCGCTGTTCCTTTCGCTGATGGCGAGCGTGCTGTACCTCGTGCAGGAGCGCAAGCTGAAGCAGAAGCGCGCCCCCCAGGCGCGGTCCTGGCTGCCGCCGCTGGCGGTCACTGACCAGATTGCCGTGAAGAGCCTGCTCTTTGGGTTGCCCTGCATGACGGCAGGCCTGCTCATCGGCTCCGTCGTGGCGCTGGAGAGCATCGGCCCAAGCTTCTTTGCTGACCCGAAGGTCTTGCTTTCGCTGGCCATGTGGCTGGCCTACATGCTGATGATCTGGATTCGACAGCACTCTGGCCTGCGCGGTCGTCGCGCGGTATATATGTCCAGCTTCGCCTTCCTGTTTGTGCTCGCGGTGTGGGCCGCAAACGCGCTTTCGGGTGTCCACAGGTTCCGTGCGCCATGA